In Drosophila busckii strain San Diego stock center, stock number 13000-0081.31 chromosome 3R, ASM1175060v1, whole genome shotgun sequence, the sequence gctgctgctgctgcaactgctactgctgctgctgctgctgctgctgcagtgcccCAAGTTGTGCAACTGGCACAAAACTTTGCATCAATATGTTGCACTCGAACACCCAAACCTAGGCACGCCCACATGTAAAGTTGGCAAACGCAGCCATAAGGAAATTTCATTATTACCGCGCTTACACGCTAATGAAGCATGTAAAATGTCAATGTAGCCTGCATGTAGCACTTCGCACTATAGACATGCACACctacataaatacacacacactcacacacgcacatacttatatatgtattactAGTTTTATTGCAAATGTGTGTAATGAATGTAAATTAGTAAAAACTTTTCATGTAGCGCGTAGCATAAAcctgtgtgcgtatgtgtgtgtgaatgggATTTGAATTAGAAACTTTAGCAAAGACAAACTACAggtaagtgtgcgtgtgtgtgcgtgtgtatgtgtgtgtgtggattagTGTGCGTATGCATCTGCAGCTTCCCGCCACGACTGTCATTGAGCAATGACCGTCTAAGCCAATTagtaatatgcaaattagttaaGATATTTCGCAACTTTTAGTACACTCAATTGCGCTTTAGAACTAATAACATTTGATAGGCAACATAATTTTGCACTTTCAGCTACTTCACAAACTtacttcaaattaaaattttatctgacgctaaacaaaaaaaaacgcaaaaataaataagtgcacaaatatcaaacaagcaaagaccatatataactatttttaGCATGAAAATGCAACTTAAGGCTACCCTAGGTAAAgcgtaaattataaataagctgGCTTGTTTTACTTCaaataataagtatataagaacttttattttctaaactaatatataaaatatatcattttaaacatacatactaaaaaatgtttataaattatacaaattattttggattattaaaatgagtatataaaatataaaaatttagatATGGTCAAATAAATACTTGTTAATgaattataaaacaaacaattgtacATAAAAGTATactatattttaaagtttgttttggATTATTAAAAGTAAGAAAACATTTAACGAGATCAAAATAATTCactaaaatgtataaatcataagaatttaaatattatacaacaaatgttattatataaactaattctaataattaaaaatgattttaaaataaagtttaatatatgaaaaacTTGGAGACTTCGTTGAACTTTAATTATTCTTTAAGCCCATAACTGATTTCCTTAGCTGCATAAACCCTTTGACTCCTCTTTCTTGTGGGTATAGagaacaacagctgcaacttaTTAGTTGAATCCTGAGTATGCAAAAACCAAGAGCAACAATGGCCAAGGCAGCTTGGCAGGTAGCAGCTCTAAGCAGCTACTGGACCACCATCTCACCATCACCACACAGCGTGTGGCGACTCCTTGGCCCAGAATGCGTTGCATGGCTTGgcattaaaataagcaaagtaaactaaacaaaattcgTTTATCAACGCCATGCTGTCTGGCAGCGTAAGGAAAGTTCAAGCAAggtgcaaaataatttgttgcaatcaGCTTAGCTGCAAGCTGGGAGTATCGCAAGCTGTGTGGAGCGCTTGCTTCCTTTGCAGGCGTTGCCTGGGCAAGTTTTCAATTTAGGTTGAATTATTATGACCTTAATTAACACGTCGTTTCATCATCAAAATGCAGCACTTCGTCttatgcttttgttgtagCTACAACTACAAAATTTTGGCATagaaatgctgctgctaccaACTAACAGTTAGCTGcttatacgtatatatatctACTATACATGCATAGATAGTTCAGTTTATAGTGGGCTcaaggtgctgctgctgctgctgctgttgctgctgagttGAGCTGATTCGATTTTCTGCAGACATgcactttttgctttggcattccTCTAATCCCTGCCAAGTAACTGTTGCGCTGAGTTGagttttaactaattttggttttaattaaattccaacTATGTTGACgcgctgctgatgatgaaCCCTGGACTCGAGGCAAAAGCGTcaccgtcgccgtcgccgtcgttgctgctgctggtgctaaTTGAGTGCacgaaatgaaaatggaaaatttgctaaaataacAGCTTAAATACAGTGCTTAAACACAAGCATATTATGCAGCCCAGCGCTTGTCATCAGCTCCAGCATTTGTGCTGCTTGTCATCTTCTTTGTTGGCGTGTACTTGTATATTTGCCTtatgatttcttttttaatttccccAAGGTATTTAgagaaaaatttaataatatcaaCGCCACatcagagcaacagcaacagcactcGCCACTGGGCAGTGTACAGGACAGCCGCGCCCAGGCACAGGACATGCGTAtacatctgtatgtgtgtacgtgtgtaaTTTCATATGTATTTTGTTAGCACAGGCAACAGCATGCCACACTAtataaccacacacacacactaacactaacactagcacacacatatatgtatttatgagtgtgtgtttgtctcgGTTTCCGCTTGGCcaaatttgtttacacttttTGCGTCCCActcataatttcattttgaaatgtTTGTGTACTCGACGATACGCGACTAGTACGACAAACGGCAAactgcaaaactttttttcttctgttttttcttttttaatgcaCTGACTGACATATGGCGCTAAGCCTGTCACATTATTAAACTTGGCTACCATGCGCCGCTAACTTGTACTGTGCCGCGGCTCATTTAGCAAACTCAAAAAATATACagacacaaaaatatatttggcaCTAGCAGTGAACCCTTGAATAACAGCACGTGATTTGCATGCAAGTTGAAAAGGCCACGGGAAAAGTCGCGAGGCCAACGCACAACTTAATTGCAagccaaaaatgaaaagttaaaaaaaaaacagaaagcGGCGAAAATTAAATGGGCGTTAAATTGCCAATAAACATGATCAGCATCTTAATAGCAGCCAATATGGCAGgctaaaataacaacaaacaagtttAATATGCCACTTAAGTATTTCCTACAAGAATTGCCAATTGGTAAATTGAGATAACGAATATTAACAAAAGCCTAGCAAATAACCAGCTATTAATGATATAAACAAATCAGTTGCTGTTAGAGTaataattgcacaaaaaacttttgtttgcaattattgattgatattaaattgtagtgcaaatataaatttaacacaGATTAAAAAGCTGCAGTAAGCTTCAGCCACTAAGCTgccatttaattgaattcaaagctatgtaaaattgcaacattttgtatcTCTAGCTCCAACAATTAGAcgtaaatatatgcaaaatatggTCCAAGAGCTTAAGGTTATCTTAACGTCAAGTATGCTTCTatcttttaaaaatgtaaattgcaagcgctcagtgcatttaatttccaaATACAAGCATATAGCATGCCTTGTTTAAAtggatataaaaatataactaattATCCCAGTGTACTAAAGCATTAGTGTCAACTGGACCTGTTTGAGAATTTTTTGGACacactaaaataaaatcataaattaatacaagcTTGCACGTCAGACCTGTAACATTGTTagattttaaaagaaaaactcgAAACATTTTCTTGATCAAATATGGAACAATTGCGTTCACGTACCAATCAATCTAAACTTAAGTGCGCCGCCGCTCCTCCACCAGCCGTGAAAACAGATAAgactgtaaatattttaagccgTAAATATTAGCTATATTAACAAAACTGTCTATTACAGGAAGCGAGCGATGCTGAGAAAAAAGTTATTGCTGATTTAAAGCAGCTGTATATGGAGACCATCAATTTGGATGTTAAGATGCAGCGCGATATCTACAATATGGAGAAGTCTTACGAGCTAAAGCATAACGAGATCTTTGATAAGCGAAAGAAGATACTTGAGTAAGTACATAAGCTGCTAGTGCCTAAAACTTATTAATAGTGTACATTTTGGTTTAGTGAATTCAAAAAGCAGAATCATGGTGACACCAATACCACTGAGAATGTAACCAACTTTTGGTTAAAGGTGCTCAAAGCGTCCTACACTGAGTTCATTGGCAAAGAAGATGAAAAAATACTATCTGTATGTTTGCtactataatttataaactatttgtaAACTATATATTTGCAATAGCATCTAACTGACATACGCACCAAACACTTTAATACTGATGTCGTCAAGTTTGTAATTGAGTTCCAATTTGAGAAAAATGATTATTTCAAAAACACTGCTCTCaccaaaacatatatattgaaCTGTGTGCCTGATCCGGAAGATCCCTTGTCCTACGACGGCGCTGAAATAGTAAAATGCGAAGGATGTACAATTGACTGGAAGCGTCCACAGGAACGCGAGAAGAACGGCAAGTACTCCAAGTTTAAGTGCCGCTGCAGCTTTGCTTAAgattttacttatatttttttagagcAACCAtcattttttgatttctttacaCCACCAACTCTACCCGATGATCCCGAGGATGCAAACTTTTGTGATATTAATGTAAGTGAGcgtcaaattatttaatatattttaaacctAATACTATAGGCTATACTACAAAATGATTTCGAGTTGGGCTTTTATCTGAAGGAGCGTGTTATACCCAAGGCGGTTATATTCTTTACGGGCGAAATAGCCGATTGCCAGAGCAGCGAGGGCTCCGATTCGGAGTCCGATACTGATGAAGATTCAGATGCcgaagaggaggaggaagaggaATCGTCcaataatgaaaataacacTCAAGTAATAATATAGTCTAGCATTAAGATAACTGAACAATTGTTTGTGCTACCAAATAAACATTTCACACTTTGTCAATTCGAAAAAAAGTTAA encodes:
- the LOC108604074 gene encoding nucleosome assembly protein 1-like 1; translation: MEQLRSRTNQSKLKCAAAPPPAVKTDKTEASDAEKKVIADLKQLYMETINLDVKMQRDIYNMEKSYELKHNEIFDKRKKILDEFKKQNHGDTNTTENVTNFWLKVLKASYTEFIGKEDEKILSHLTDIRTKHFNTDVVKFVIEFQFEKNDYFKNTALTKTYILNCVPDPEDPLSYDGAEIVKCEGCTIDWKRPQEREKNEQPSFFDFFTPPTLPDDPEDANFCDINAILQNDFELGFYLKERVIPKAVIFFTGEIADCQSSEGSDSESDTDEDSDAEEEEEEESSNNENNTQVII